Proteins found in one Triticum urartu cultivar G1812 chromosome 4, Tu2.1, whole genome shotgun sequence genomic segment:
- the LOC125552151 gene encoding oxysterol-binding protein-related protein 3A-like, with the protein MGSKDQDLAASSGGGGGFFSSIAAGVRSWGTAVHKSVNGLVGYEGLEVINPDGGTDDAEAEAMKGRWKQEDRDSYWKMMNKYIGSDVTSLVTLPVIIFEPMSMLQKMAELMEYCDLLDKADECEDPHMRMVYASTWALSAYLAYHRTWKPFNPILGETYEMVNHQGITFIAEQVSHHPPMGAAHCENDHFTYDITSKLKTKFLGNSVEVYPVGRTRVTLKKSGVVLELVPPLTKVNNLIFGRTWVDSFGEMVLTNLTTGDKAVLYFQPCGWFGAGRFEVDGYVYTAAEEPKIMMTGKWNKSMSYQPCDQEGDPLPGTELKEVWKAAPAPPNDKYQYTYFAHKINSFDTAPKKLLPSDSRLRPDRYALEKGDMSKSGAHKSRLEEQQRAEKKIRDTKGEQFTPKWFKMTEDISPTPWGDLEVYEYNGRYAEHRAAIDSSSVAAEEKDVSSIEFNPWQYGDLPSQ; encoded by the exons ATGGGGTCCAAGGATCAGGACCTGGCCGCGTCGTCGGGCGGTGGCGGAGGCTTCTTCTCCTCGATCGCCGCGGGCGTGCGCAGCTGGGGCACCGCCGTGCACAAATCGGTCAACGG GTTGGTTGGCTATGAAGGGCTTGAAGTTATCAACCCAGATGGAGGCACAGACGATGCGGAAGCAGAGGCTATGAAAGGGCGATGGAAACAGGAG GATCGCGACAGTTACTGGAAGATGATGAACAAGTACATAGGATCAGATGTAACGTCACTTGTTACACTTCCAGTCATCATCTTTGAGCCGATGTCAATGCTTCAGAAAATGGCAGAG TTGATGGAATATTGTGACCTGTTAGACAAAGCAGATGAATGTGAGGATCCACACATGCGGATGGTATATGCTT CTACATGGGCTTTGTCAGCCTACCTAGCCTACCACCGTACGTGGAAGCCTTTCAATCCCATCCTTGGAGAGACATATGAGATGGTTAACCACCAGGGTATTACATTTATTGCTGAGCAG GTAAGCCATCATCCTCCGATGGGTGCAGCTCACTGTGAGAATGATCATTTTACTTACGACATCACATCAAAGTTGAAGACAAAGTTCTTGGGAAACTCAGTGGAAGTGTATCCAGTTGGAAG GACTAGAGTGACACTTAAAAAATCCGGTGTCGTGTTGGAACTGGTACCACCACTGACGAAGGTCAACAACTTGATATTTGGGCGCACATGGGTTGACTCTTTTGGAGAGATGGTCTTGACAAATCTGACAACTGGAGACAAAGCTGTGCTGTATTTCCAGCCATGCGGCTGGTTTGG GGCTGGGCGATTCGAGGTGGATGGGTATGTATATACTGCAGCTGAAGAACCGAAAATAATGATGACAGGAAAATGGAACAAGTCCATGAGTTACCAGCCTTGTGATCAAGAAGGTGATCCTCTTCCAGGGACGGAGCTAAAAGAG GTCTGGAAAGCTGCTCCTGCTCCACCGAATGACAAGTACCAGTATACATACTTTGCGCACAAAATAAATAGCTTTGATACAGCACCTAAGAAGCTCTTGCCTTCAGACTCCCGATTAAGGCCCGACAGATATGCCCTTGAGAAGGGCGACATGTCTAAATCTGGGGCACACAAGAGCAG GCTTGAAGAACAACAAAGAGCTGAGAAGAAAATTCGGGACACCAAGGGGGAGCAATTTACTCCAAAATGGTTCAAGATGACGGAAGACATCTCCCCTACCCCGTGGGGCGACCTGGAGGTGTATGAATACAATGGCAGATACGCCGAGCACCGGGCTGCGATAGACAGCTCTAGCGTCGCTGCCGAGGAGAAGGACGTCAGCTCCATCGAGTTCAACCCGTGGCAGTATGGCGACTTGCCTTCCCAATGA